The following are encoded in a window of SAR202 cluster bacterium genomic DNA:
- a CDS encoding response regulator transcription factor gives MATRVLVVEDDPNTADLVKMYLARDGYEVSVARDGAEGLRRARQDSPDLLVLDLMLPRMDGMEVCRAIRQESDVAIVMLTARFSEEDRLAGLDLGADDYVTKPFSPRELAARVRAVLRRTAKDAAEQKGAELKHGDVRVDMTNKAAYLGGTPLKLTATEFRMLVMFIREPGRVFSRDEIIDKVFGYDFDGLDRTVDAHVSHLRRKLQPAKDSRKHISTVYDMGYRFGNDQVVS, from the coding sequence GTGGCGACGAGAGTCCTCGTAGTCGAAGACGACCCGAACACCGCCGATCTGGTGAAGATGTATCTTGCACGCGACGGCTACGAGGTCTCCGTCGCCCGCGACGGCGCGGAGGGGCTGCGCAGGGCGCGGCAGGACTCCCCGGACCTGCTCGTGCTGGACCTGATGCTCCCGCGTATGGACGGCATGGAGGTCTGCCGGGCGATCCGCCAGGAGTCCGACGTCGCGATAGTGATGCTCACCGCCCGGTTCAGTGAAGAGGACAGGCTCGCGGGCCTGGACCTGGGGGCGGACGACTACGTGACAAAGCCGTTCAGCCCGAGGGAGCTGGCGGCCAGGGTGAGGGCGGTGCTCCGGAGGACTGCGAAGGACGCGGCGGAGCAAAAGGGCGCGGAGCTGAAGCACGGCGACGTGCGCGTGGACATGACGAATAAGGCCGCGTACCTGGGCGGTACGCCGCTGAAGTTGACGGCCACCGAGTTCCGAATGCTCGTCATGTTCATCCGTGAGCCGGGGCGGGTATTTTCCCGGGACGAGATTATCGACAAGGTGTTCGGTTACGACTTCGATGGGCTGGACAGGACCGTAGACGCTCACGTTTCCCACCTGAGGCGCAAGCTGCAGCCCGCGAAGGACAGCCGGAAACACATCAGCACCGTCTATGACATGGGGTACAGGTTCGGCAATGACCAGGTGGTTTCATAG
- a CDS encoding HAMP domain-containing protein: MTWGTGSAMTRWFHSLHFRIIISFAFVLALALTAVGLFFRGAVQREVAAYQEAVEEARAQHVERLISHYYARNQSLAGVQDELDSAASLYSWEIVLRDNTGKIVAETAPRPLPNEPRRFHPDFRMGGRGAGLPRQAIRQLQPIANNLGAQIGSLTIAPSADPTAAIDPPISRLGAALNRSLVLTGAVAGFTGVLLLTLVSQRMLGSVRHLTVAARRLGAGDLSQRVRATGNDEVAALGKTFNSMAVALQEAERQRQALMADLAHELGTPLSNIQGYVEAMKDGVMPSTGGALETIEQQVVHLTHLVEDVKFLAMVDAGAIRLNREKDSLGDVLRRALSAFQAKAAAKGITLSIDMFVSVPPVSMDRVRIGQVITNLLENAVRHTGAGGKIHVSAGMEAASLVRVSVSDTGEGIPQEALPHIFDRFFRADPSRNRTTGGAGLGLTIFKKLVEAHGGTVGVESKVGVGTTMTFTLPVT; this comes from the coding sequence ATGACATGGGGTACAGGTTCGGCAATGACCAGGTGGTTTCATAGCCTCCACTTCAGGATAATCATCAGCTTCGCCTTCGTGCTGGCGCTGGCGCTGACGGCCGTAGGCCTCTTTTTCCGCGGCGCCGTCCAGAGGGAGGTTGCTGCGTACCAGGAGGCGGTGGAGGAGGCGCGCGCGCAGCACGTGGAGCGCCTGATATCCCATTACTACGCCCGGAACCAGAGCCTGGCCGGCGTGCAGGATGAGCTGGACTCCGCGGCATCGCTCTATAGCTGGGAGATCGTTCTCCGCGACAACACGGGCAAAATCGTTGCCGAAACGGCCCCCAGGCCGCTGCCGAATGAGCCGCGGCGGTTCCATCCCGATTTCAGGATGGGCGGCCGCGGGGCGGGCCTTCCGCGGCAAGCGATAAGGCAGCTTCAGCCGATCGCGAACAATCTCGGCGCGCAGATAGGGTCGCTGACAATCGCGCCGAGCGCGGACCCGACCGCGGCAATCGACCCGCCCATATCCCGCCTCGGGGCAGCGCTGAACAGGTCCCTCGTGCTCACCGGCGCTGTTGCGGGCTTCACAGGGGTGCTGCTGCTGACGCTCGTTTCACAACGGATGCTGGGGTCCGTGAGGCACCTTACCGTGGCCGCGCGGCGGCTAGGCGCGGGCGACCTTTCGCAGCGGGTGCGGGCCACCGGAAACGACGAAGTGGCGGCGCTTGGGAAGACGTTCAACTCGATGGCGGTTGCATTGCAGGAAGCCGAGAGGCAGCGCCAGGCGCTGATGGCAGACCTTGCCCACGAGCTGGGGACGCCGCTCTCCAACATCCAGGGTTACGTTGAGGCGATGAAGGACGGCGTGATGCCGAGCACCGGCGGCGCGCTGGAGACGATTGAGCAGCAGGTGGTGCACCTGACGCACCTGGTTGAGGACGTGAAGTTCCTGGCGATGGTGGACGCGGGCGCCATACGGCTGAACAGGGAGAAGGACTCGCTCGGAGACGTGCTCCGCCGCGCGCTATCTGCTTTCCAGGCGAAGGCTGCGGCGAAGGGCATAACGCTCTCGATAGATATGTTCGTCTCCGTTCCTCCTGTTTCGATGGACAGGGTGCGCATCGGGCAGGTGATAACTAACCTGCTTGAGAACGCGGTGCGGCACACCGGCGCCGGCGGGAAGATACACGTATCGGCCGGCATGGAAGCGGCAAGCCTGGTAAGGGTGAGCGTGTCGGACACGGGGGAGGGGATCCCACAGGAGGCGCTGCCGCACATCTTCGACAGGTTCTTCCGCGCGGACCCTTCGCGGAACCGCACGACGGGAGGCGCGGGGCTGGGGCTCACGATTTTTAAGAAGCTGGTTGAGGCGCACGGGGGAACGGTCGGTGTGGAGAGCAAGGTTGGCGTGGGGACGACGATGACGTTCACCCTCCCGGTGACATAG
- a CDS encoding efflux RND transporter periplasmic adaptor subunit, translated as MFGKQGVAIKGMKLWQAAIAAVAVVGAGGAGYVGYSMATGPNDGLGENEQVIPVQVGDLVNDITINGSLAYGNRETLQFSRQGTVANLSAVVGRTVTEGQALARLDSDSISALEKQVTQAKISLIAAEKALAAAKDPFTAKQVLNSEIAVANAKIALANAEASLDAMLKPSAQSVAQSELAVINATTALDKAQAALDRIVSPTEADVAKAKAAVASAATSLRNAGTALNKLMNPSAADIAKSELAVASARTAYDNAVTAYADLMAPPTVTEIADANSRIAAAEATLLGAQNDLKSAQATWDGNVKNAEAALSTAEDGYRGVYLKWLGIDIGDGLEKTPEQYLSLWGADLKTLFDKSTQSSNIAGFVYDTPTDNPATPWNEMTVYTWLAFFPGIVYASCDGITLPAQGVCIKQEINSAWAALGSAQTAAVTAQSQAGKAVANAETAVTAAATALDARKSDLVTLMAGPTADAVQAKKNSVEVAKASLADAEAALADLKDGPDVFQLDIQGQQVATARETLRTAEAALADLLAGTANSGYAAQAKQVTISQANLDKAVADLAKLTSAPDANELIVKQSQVDIARENLMDAETTLASYHQVDDLQIALRESDLIAAKAALVTAEANLEGATLKAPFNGIISSVAVSVGSNVNQNTAAIEIVDPKVVVLSGAVDEIDVLFIRTGDAAAVSLEALGGQVLEGEITSIASAARSQNGVVTYPITITVQPPQNMSLPEGMTAVAQIIVQEQRNGILVPLQAVYGTYQAPVVKLVSSAGKVEERPVTLGISDDFWTVVTSGLAEGDRVAMTTTVVTTSQVTANTLQSFQTQRNLIRGGQAGVTGAGGATGGQFRGQFGGTGGIGRQGGLVPGGR; from the coding sequence ATGTTTGGCAAGCAGGGAGTCGCGATCAAAGGGATGAAGCTGTGGCAGGCCGCTATTGCGGCGGTGGCCGTCGTCGGCGCCGGTGGGGCAGGGTATGTGGGATACTCGATGGCCACAGGGCCAAACGACGGCCTTGGGGAGAACGAGCAGGTTATCCCGGTGCAGGTGGGCGACCTGGTCAACGACATCACCATTAACGGCAGCCTGGCTTACGGCAACCGCGAGACGCTGCAGTTCAGCCGCCAGGGAACAGTCGCCAACCTTTCGGCGGTGGTCGGGCGGACTGTGACTGAGGGCCAGGCGCTGGCAAGGCTGGACAGCGACTCCATTTCGGCGCTTGAGAAGCAGGTGACGCAGGCGAAGATAAGCCTCATTGCCGCGGAGAAAGCGCTGGCCGCCGCGAAAGACCCGTTCACAGCCAAACAGGTGCTTAACTCGGAGATCGCCGTGGCCAATGCGAAGATCGCGCTGGCAAACGCGGAGGCTTCGCTGGACGCCATGCTGAAGCCTTCAGCGCAATCGGTCGCACAGTCTGAGCTGGCAGTGATCAATGCCACGACGGCCCTCGATAAGGCGCAGGCGGCGCTGGACAGGATTGTCAGTCCAACTGAGGCAGATGTGGCCAAGGCGAAGGCCGCTGTCGCGAGCGCGGCCACCTCGCTTCGGAACGCCGGGACGGCCCTCAACAAGCTGATGAACCCTAGCGCGGCGGACATCGCCAAGTCGGAGCTCGCGGTCGCCAGCGCCCGCACGGCATACGACAACGCGGTCACGGCCTATGCTGACCTGATGGCCCCGCCGACGGTGACGGAGATCGCGGACGCGAATTCCCGCATCGCTGCGGCCGAGGCGACGCTCCTGGGCGCGCAGAACGACCTCAAGAGCGCGCAGGCTACTTGGGACGGCAATGTCAAAAACGCTGAAGCTGCGCTCTCAACCGCCGAGGACGGCTACCGGGGCGTGTACCTGAAGTGGCTCGGCATCGACATAGGGGACGGACTGGAGAAGACGCCGGAGCAGTACCTCTCGCTATGGGGGGCGGACCTGAAGACGCTGTTTGACAAGTCGACGCAGTCGTCGAATATCGCAGGCTTCGTCTACGATACCCCGACTGACAACCCTGCGACGCCGTGGAACGAGATGACGGTCTACACCTGGTTGGCCTTTTTCCCAGGCATTGTTTATGCATCGTGCGACGGCATCACGCTTCCCGCGCAGGGGGTGTGCATCAAGCAGGAGATCAACAGCGCGTGGGCAGCGCTAGGCAGCGCGCAGACGGCGGCCGTTACGGCGCAGTCCCAGGCGGGGAAGGCCGTGGCGAATGCGGAGACGGCTGTGACGGCGGCCGCGACTGCGCTGGATGCGCGCAAGTCTGATCTGGTCACCCTGATGGCCGGCCCTACGGCTGATGCGGTGCAGGCCAAGAAGAACAGCGTGGAAGTTGCGAAGGCTTCCCTGGCGGACGCGGAAGCTGCGCTAGCTGATCTCAAGGACGGGCCGGACGTTTTCCAACTGGATATCCAGGGTCAGCAGGTTGCGACGGCCCGCGAGACGCTGCGGACGGCGGAGGCGGCGCTGGCGGACCTGCTGGCCGGCACGGCGAACTCGGGCTACGCGGCGCAGGCCAAGCAGGTGACCATTTCGCAGGCCAACCTGGACAAGGCGGTTGCGGACCTTGCGAAGCTGACTTCAGCCCCGGACGCTAACGAGCTTATCGTCAAGCAGTCCCAGGTGGATATCGCCCGCGAGAACCTCATGGACGCCGAGACCACCCTGGCGAGCTATCACCAGGTGGACGACCTGCAAATAGCGCTGCGAGAGTCGGACCTGATCGCCGCGAAGGCGGCGCTGGTGACCGCGGAGGCAAACCTTGAGGGCGCCACGCTGAAGGCGCCGTTCAACGGCATCATATCCAGCGTGGCCGTATCGGTTGGCTCCAACGTTAACCAGAATACCGCCGCCATAGAGATTGTGGACCCCAAAGTGGTGGTTCTTTCCGGCGCGGTTGACGAGATAGATGTGCTCTTCATTCGCACGGGCGATGCTGCCGCAGTATCGCTTGAGGCGCTGGGCGGGCAGGTGCTGGAGGGCGAGATCACGTCGATCGCCTCTGCCGCGAGATCTCAGAACGGCGTTGTCACGTACCCGATTACCATCACGGTGCAGCCTCCGCAGAACATGTCGCTGCCGGAAGGTATGACGGCCGTAGCGCAGATTATCGTGCAGGAGCAGCGCAACGGAATCCTGGTCCCTCTGCAGGCCGTGTATGGGACGTACCAGGCGCCGGTGGTAAAGCTGGTAAGCTCGGCCGGCAAGGTTGAGGAGCGGCCTGTCACGCTAGGCATAAGCGATGACTTCTGGACCGTTGTGACATCCGGCCTGGCCGAAGGCGATAGGGTGGCGATGACCACGACTGTCGTAACGACATCGCAGGTCACGGCGAACACACTGCAATCGTTCCAGACCCAGCGGAACCTGATTCGTGGCGGGCAGGCCGGGGTCACCGGCGCGGGCGGGGCCACCGGCGGCCAGTTCAGAGGCCAGTTTGGCGGCACGGGTGGGATAGGCCGCCAGGGCGGCCTTGTGCCGGGGGGCCGGTAG
- a CDS encoding ABC transporter ATP-binding protein, which produces MAHPLIVLTDATKVYRLGKVDVHALDGVTLAVEKGEFLAIMGASGSGKSTMMNLLGCLDVPTTGAYLLDGEDVSRMSDNKLAEVRNCKIGFVFQQYNLLPKLTAVANVELPLVYGNVADRRARALEALGRVGLAKRAGHKPSELSGGEQQRVGIARALVKSPAILLADEPTGNLDSRSSGEIMAFIQKLNDEDGITIILVTHEPDIAAHARRVVTMRDGKVIRDQLQEPVRAAVPAGARV; this is translated from the coding sequence GTGGCACACCCGCTCATAGTATTAACGGACGCGACGAAGGTCTACCGTTTGGGTAAGGTGGACGTGCACGCCCTGGACGGCGTGACCCTGGCGGTCGAGAAGGGCGAGTTCCTGGCGATCATGGGCGCGTCGGGGTCTGGCAAGTCCACCATGATGAACTTGCTCGGATGCCTGGACGTTCCCACTACCGGTGCGTACTTGCTGGACGGCGAGGACGTGAGCCGGATGAGCGACAACAAGCTTGCCGAGGTGCGCAACTGCAAGATCGGATTTGTGTTCCAGCAGTACAACCTATTGCCGAAGCTTACGGCCGTGGCAAACGTGGAGCTCCCGCTCGTGTACGGCAACGTGGCGGACAGGCGCGCCCGGGCGCTGGAAGCGCTGGGCAGGGTGGGCCTGGCCAAGAGGGCGGGGCACAAGCCGTCCGAGCTTTCCGGCGGAGAGCAGCAGCGTGTGGGCATCGCGCGGGCGCTCGTGAAGAGCCCGGCGATTTTGCTGGCCGACGAGCCGACTGGCAACCTGGACTCCCGCTCCAGCGGGGAGATCATGGCTTTCATTCAAAAGTTGAACGACGAGGACGGCATCACGATCATCCTGGTCACTCACGAGCCGGACATTGCGGCGCACGCCCGGCGGGTGGTGACGATGCGAGACGGCAAGGTCATTCGCGACCAGCTCCAGGAGCCGGTGCGCGCGGCCGTCCCGGCCGGGGCGAGGGTTTAG
- a CDS encoding FtsX-like permease family protein: MNSISTIITALSSLNSNRLRAGLALLGIVIGVTAVIALMSIGRGAQKQVTSQIESLGTNLLFVNPGATTVGGVAGLAGSATTLTLDDAFALVDPLFAPSVIATAPEIRTVGQVVAGRKNTRTQVVGVTPDYAPVRGMSIDSGAFIQPQHISNYSEVTVLGATVSETLFGNRDPVGEFVRINGRQFVVVGVLEKMGGSAQGSFDNQIVVPITTAYYRLSSQRTTEGSISVQLINVQVKSAGLMEQAVTEVATVLRLRHRITGEDDFTISSQQETIEALNETTSTFVVFLGAIAGISLLVGGIGIMNIMLVSVTERTREIGIRKAIGAKRRDILLQFVLEATLLSLGGGLAGVALGLAASNFIDGKSFGTQSFTTAFSGDIALLALVVSSGIGLFFGIYPAMRAARLHPIQALRYE; this comes from the coding sequence ATGAACAGCATTTCAACCATCATCACGGCGCTCTCCTCGCTGAACTCCAACCGGCTGCGGGCCGGGCTGGCGCTGCTTGGCATCGTCATCGGCGTCACGGCGGTCATCGCGCTGATGTCCATCGGGCGGGGCGCGCAGAAGCAGGTCACATCGCAGATAGAGTCGCTCGGCACCAACCTGCTGTTCGTGAACCCGGGCGCTACCACCGTCGGCGGCGTCGCCGGGCTGGCGGGGAGCGCGACGACGCTGACGCTTGACGACGCCTTCGCCCTCGTGGACCCTCTGTTTGCGCCGTCAGTTATCGCCACGGCGCCGGAGATACGGACTGTTGGGCAGGTGGTGGCGGGGAGGAAGAACACCAGGACGCAGGTCGTCGGCGTGACGCCGGACTATGCGCCTGTGCGCGGCATGTCCATCGACTCGGGGGCTTTCATCCAGCCGCAGCATATCTCCAACTACTCCGAGGTGACCGTCCTCGGCGCCACTGTATCCGAGACGCTGTTCGGAAACAGGGACCCGGTAGGAGAGTTTGTTCGAATCAACGGCAGGCAGTTCGTCGTAGTGGGAGTGCTGGAGAAGATGGGGGGCAGCGCGCAGGGCAGCTTCGACAACCAGATCGTCGTGCCGATCACAACGGCGTACTACCGGCTGTCCTCGCAGAGGACGACGGAGGGGTCGATCAGCGTCCAGCTGATTAACGTCCAGGTAAAAAGCGCCGGTCTTATGGAGCAGGCCGTGACGGAGGTCGCGACTGTCCTGCGGCTTCGGCACCGCATCACGGGCGAGGACGATTTTACGATAAGCAGCCAGCAGGAGACCATCGAAGCGTTGAACGAGACCACCAGCACGTTCGTTGTGTTCCTAGGGGCTATCGCGGGCATATCGCTGCTTGTGGGCGGCATCGGCATTATGAACATCATGCTCGTTTCGGTGACGGAGCGGACGCGTGAGATCGGCATACGCAAGGCTATCGGCGCGAAGCGCAGGGACATCCTGCTGCAGTTCGTGCTGGAGGCGACGCTCCTGAGCCTTGGCGGCGGCCTTGCGGGCGTTGCGCTCGGGCTCGCGGCGTCTAACTTCATTGACGGAAAGAGCTTCGGGACGCAGTCGTTCACGACAGCGTTCAGCGGGGATATAGCCCTGCTGGCGCTGGTGGTATCCTCGGGGATCGGGCTCTTTTTCGGAATCTACCCGGCGATGCGGGCGGCGCGCCTGCATCCCATCCAGGCGCTGCGGTACGAGTAA
- a CDS encoding RNA polymerase sigma factor, with product MRIDSRIRAKSRSVSRETCGATMDEKDAIERCRLGDLDGLGVLFAIHRDAVMRTAYAILRNKVAAEDVTQDVFVHVFRSIRGYDANRPFRPWLHRIAANLSISELRRQNRRGAQLEEAEWLPSPDMAPDEQAIQSEASAALWHAIGALSPEHRMAVVLRYYHGFNEAEMALAMHCRKGTVKSRLHNALKKLGETLPAEFAEDADRPNYEDLHRASTH from the coding sequence ATGCGAATAGATAGTAGGATACGCGCGAAATCCCGGTCCGTCTCCCGTGAAACATGTGGAGCAACAATGGATGAGAAAGATGCGATCGAGCGTTGCCGGCTAGGTGACCTTGACGGCCTCGGCGTGCTGTTTGCGATTCATCGCGACGCCGTGATGCGGACGGCGTACGCCATCTTGCGCAATAAGGTGGCAGCCGAGGATGTAACCCAGGATGTCTTCGTCCACGTCTTCAGGTCCATCCGGGGTTACGATGCCAACCGTCCCTTCCGGCCGTGGCTGCATCGGATCGCCGCCAATCTTTCGATTAGCGAGCTGAGGCGGCAGAACCGGCGCGGAGCGCAGTTGGAAGAGGCGGAATGGCTGCCTTCGCCTGACATGGCGCCTGATGAGCAGGCCATACAATCAGAGGCTAGCGCAGCACTGTGGCACGCCATCGGAGCCCTGTCTCCCGAGCACCGCATGGCGGTCGTGCTCAGATACTACCACGGGTTCAACGAGGCCGAGATGGCGTTGGCGATGCACTGTAGAAAAGGCACCGTGAAGTCCCGCCTGCACAACGCGTTGAAGAAATTGGGCGAGACATTGCCTGCTGAGTTTGCCGAAGATGCGGACAGGCCAAATTACGAAGATCTCCACCGTGCATCAACACATTAG
- a CDS encoding aminotransferase class I/II-fold pyridoxal phosphate-dependent enzyme, translated as MRTVDLRSDTKSLPSPEMRRAIAKAELGDDDSGEDPTVNRLEAMAAKMLGKEAALLVSSGTQGNLVSILAETNRGDHILLGDQTHIYLGEGGGVAQIAGVSLYPLKNTDDGLFSLDEMKATLHAGEYGWPKATLVCIENTQNLVGGKVVTPEMMRQAGEIARSYNLPVHLDGARLFNAAVYLRVPVAELVKDVDSVTFCLSKGLACPVGSIVCGSKKMVDEARKWRKLLGSSMRQAGIIAAAGVVALEHMVDRLAEDHQNAYRLARGLASIPGVEIDPEGVQTNLVFCKIAGAPGNELSQRFAERGVKFYHMGQQRFRLVTYYGITSEDIDYALEGIEAVVRKQGR; from the coding sequence ATGAGGACAGTTGACCTGAGGAGCGATACGAAGTCTTTGCCTTCGCCGGAGATGCGGAGGGCGATTGCGAAAGCAGAGCTTGGCGACGACGACTCCGGGGAGGACCCCACCGTTAACCGGCTGGAGGCGATGGCCGCGAAGATGCTGGGCAAGGAGGCGGCGCTGCTGGTCTCCAGCGGGACGCAGGGCAACCTGGTGTCGATTCTCGCCGAGACCAACCGCGGCGACCACATTCTGCTCGGCGACCAGACGCACATCTACCTGGGCGAGGGCGGCGGGGTTGCCCAGATCGCGGGGGTGTCGCTTTACCCGCTGAAGAACACGGACGACGGGCTGTTCAGCCTGGATGAGATGAAGGCTACCCTCCACGCAGGTGAATACGGCTGGCCGAAGGCGACCCTCGTGTGCATCGAGAATACGCAGAACCTGGTAGGCGGCAAGGTGGTGACGCCGGAGATGATGCGGCAGGCTGGCGAGATCGCGCGGTCGTACAACCTGCCGGTGCACCTTGACGGCGCGCGGCTCTTCAACGCCGCGGTCTACCTTCGCGTGCCAGTGGCAGAGCTTGTGAAGGACGTGGACTCCGTGACGTTCTGCCTTTCGAAGGGCCTCGCCTGCCCGGTGGGGTCGATCGTGTGCGGGTCGAAGAAGATGGTCGATGAGGCGCGGAAGTGGCGGAAGCTGCTGGGCTCCAGCATGCGGCAGGCGGGGATAATCGCCGCGGCCGGCGTGGTGGCGCTCGAGCACATGGTGGACAGGCTTGCGGAGGACCATCAAAATGCCTACAGGCTGGCGCGCGGGCTGGCGTCGATTCCCGGCGTTGAGATCGACCCCGAGGGAGTGCAGACAAACCTGGTTTTCTGTAAGATTGCCGGTGCGCCGGGGAACGAGCTTTCACAGAGGTTCGCTGAGCGCGGGGTGAAGTTCTACCACATGGGCCAGCAGCGGTTCCGACTGGTGACGTACTACGGCATCACGTCGGAAGATATCGACTACGCGCTGGAGGGGATCGAGGCGGTGGTGAGGAAGCAGGGCCGGTGA
- a CDS encoding DUF4976 domain-containing protein, which translates to MKNLETLLKIALPVLGWAALMFIVLSLRSTKMEVIPTSSVIEETRTVSPVDRPSEYRFSFTDDGRISARREPILDVGGTILDTPEAFLAALPPGTSVHTAYVTVPRGNLPAGQSGAAARKVYFSLRDTTGADSMLAYTEDYRINVTGFLGSHSVIRWTPDNVTVQWSNWGNIFMALLLMFVLGDLVAVLIAWRLLNPKYRGPRLVTPLDPKRYRATGAKMDRPNVLLICTDHWYGRLIGALGHPAILTPTLDQLIENGIAYTNAYATVPSCIPARREIMTGAFSPTHGDRVFKEYEPMPEGLPTMAQTFRNAGYQAYAVGKLHVYPPRDRIGFDDALLNEEGRHHLGMTKDDYEIFLAEHGYAGQELTHGMGSNDYNARPFHLPEQYTWTNWTAKQMSNYIARRDPSKPAFWYMSFNAPHPPLAPPQHYLDMYADVDIDMPIVGEWARDLAKMPYALRSRRFGQDPYSDAAIRLARQAFYALCTHVDHQVRLVLGLLREEGLLENTAIMFTADHGEMIGNHRQYSKDLFYEEATKIPMVFTPPANRKDMPRNKRDNRLVAQADIMPTLLELCGIPVLETVEGLSMLGEKRHEYLYGEHWEDTRASRMIRDNRFKLIYYPTGNRFQLFDMLNDPDEMQDMSDNPAFADIRESLVNVLKGRLYGQDLRYLDASGNLVGEPEPADDSGPSERALGGQRGWRF; encoded by the coding sequence ATGAAGAACCTGGAAACGCTCCTCAAAATTGCCTTGCCCGTCCTGGGCTGGGCCGCGCTCATGTTCATCGTGTTAAGCCTGCGATCAACAAAGATGGAGGTGATTCCAACGTCCTCCGTGATCGAGGAGACACGCACCGTCTCGCCGGTGGACCGTCCCTCTGAGTACCGATTCTCATTCACTGACGACGGTCGCATAAGCGCGCGGCGCGAGCCGATTCTGGATGTCGGCGGCACGATTCTCGATACGCCCGAGGCGTTCCTCGCCGCGCTACCGCCGGGCACGTCCGTCCACACCGCCTACGTCACCGTCCCGCGCGGCAACCTGCCCGCAGGCCAGTCGGGCGCTGCGGCGCGCAAGGTGTACTTCTCCCTGCGCGATACCACAGGCGCAGACAGCATGCTGGCATACACCGAGGACTACCGGATCAACGTGACCGGGTTCCTCGGAAGCCACTCCGTCATACGGTGGACGCCCGACAATGTCACCGTCCAGTGGTCCAACTGGGGCAACATCTTCATGGCGCTGCTGCTGATGTTCGTCCTGGGCGACCTCGTCGCCGTGCTGATCGCATGGCGACTGCTGAACCCGAAGTACCGCGGACCGCGCCTGGTCACGCCTCTAGACCCAAAGCGCTACAGGGCCACCGGAGCGAAGATGGATAGACCCAACGTACTGCTTATCTGCACGGACCACTGGTACGGCCGCCTCATAGGCGCGCTCGGGCACCCCGCCATCCTCACACCCACCCTCGACCAGCTAATCGAGAACGGCATCGCGTACACCAACGCCTACGCCACAGTCCCAAGCTGCATCCCGGCACGCCGCGAGATCATGACCGGCGCGTTCTCCCCTACACACGGCGACAGGGTGTTCAAAGAATACGAGCCCATGCCGGAGGGCCTGCCTACCATGGCGCAGACGTTCCGAAACGCCGGCTACCAGGCCTACGCGGTCGGCAAGCTGCACGTCTACCCTCCCCGCGACCGCATAGGCTTTGACGACGCGCTTCTAAACGAGGAAGGCCGCCACCACCTGGGCATGACGAAGGACGACTACGAGATTTTCCTGGCCGAGCACGGCTACGCCGGGCAGGAGCTTACCCACGGGATGGGCAGCAACGACTACAACGCGCGCCCTTTCCACCTGCCCGAGCAGTACACGTGGACAAACTGGACCGCGAAGCAGATGTCCAACTACATCGCGCGCCGCGACCCCTCGAAGCCGGCGTTCTGGTACATGTCGTTCAACGCGCCGCACCCGCCGCTGGCCCCGCCACAGCACTACCTGGACATGTATGCAGACGTGGACATCGACATGCCCATCGTAGGCGAGTGGGCGCGCGACCTTGCCAAAATGCCGTACGCGCTACGGTCGCGTCGCTTCGGACAGGACCCGTATTCGGACGCCGCGATCAGGCTGGCGAGGCAGGCGTTCTACGCTCTGTGCACGCACGTGGACCACCAGGTCCGCCTGGTGCTGGGGCTGCTGCGGGAGGAAGGTCTGCTGGAGAACACGGCGATCATGTTCACGGCCGACCACGGAGAGATGATCGGCAACCACCGGCAATACTCGAAAGACCTGTTCTACGAAGAGGCGACGAAGATACCGATGGTTTTCACGCCGCCCGCGAACAGGAAGGACATGCCGCGCAACAAGCGGGACAACCGTCTCGTTGCCCAGGCGGACATCATGCCGACGCTGCTGGAGCTGTGCGGCATACCGGTGCTTGAGACCGTCGAGGGCCTGTCGATGCTGGGCGAGAAGCGCCACGAATACCTGTACGGCGAGCACTGGGAGGACACCCGCGCCTCACGCATGATTCGAGACAACCGGTTCAAGCTGATCTACTACCCGACGGGCAACCGCTTCCAGCTATTCGACATGCTCAACGACCCCGACGAAATGCAGGACATGTCGGACAACCCCGCCTTCGCAGACATACGCGAAAGCCTGGTCAACGTGCTCAAGGGCCGCCTCTACGGGCAGGACCTTCGGTACCTGGACGCGTCCGGCAACCTCGTAGGCGAGCCGGAGCCCGCAGACGACAGCGGTCCCTCCGAGCGCGCCCTCGGCGGCCAGCGCGGCTGGCGCTTCTGA